In one Musa acuminata AAA Group cultivar baxijiao chromosome BXJ2-5, Cavendish_Baxijiao_AAA, whole genome shotgun sequence genomic region, the following are encoded:
- the LOC103985386 gene encoding OVARIAN TUMOR DOMAIN-containing deubiquitinating enzyme 4 isoform X2 — MFSYMSPLWLTRSNSSSLCSRSSLFQRRHTVVSLSKSFRSSSTNIRRPRCRFPSFTLSKHKGSILQRNMDTSMRLSGGKFRLASTTRCRSGASLGLYLCFTTSGPVYAEPSRGRTNKNDGNSTGYSHGKKIYTDYSITGIPGDGRCLFRSVMHGACLRSGKLPPDEKLQRELADELRARVADEFVKRRAETEWFVEGDFDTYVSTIRKPHVWGGEPELFMASHVLEMPITVYMLDEDAGGLIAIAEYGQEYGKDDPICVLYHGFGHYEALQIPGRKGSRSRL, encoded by the exons ATGTTTAGCTATATGTCTCCTCTGTGGTTGACCCGATCCAATTCCAGCAGTCTATGCTCTCGTTCCAGCCTGTTCCAACGAAGACATACAGTTGTGTCATTATCCAAGTCTTTTCGTTCTTCCTCTACTAATATTCGAAGACCTAGATGTAGATTTCCTTCTTTTACTCTTTCCAAACATAAAGGAAGTATTCTTCAGCGAAACATGGACACCTCAATGAGATTGTCTGGGGGCAAATTTCGTCTTGCATCAACGACAAGGTGTCGAA GTGGCGCTTCGCTTGGGCTTTATTTGTGCTTTACGACTTCAGGACCAGTATATGCTGAACCTTCCAGGGGAAGAACTAACAAGAATGATGGAAACAGCACTGGATATTCTCATGGAAAAAAAATTTATACTGATTATTCCATTACTG GCATCCCAGGAGATGGAAGATGCTTATTCCGTTCAGTGATGCATGGGGCATGTCTCAGGTCTGGCAAGCTACCGCCAGATGAGAAACTTCAGAGAGAATTAGCAGATGAATTGAGGGCCAGG GTTGCTGATGAATTTGTTAAGAGGCGAGCAGAGACTGAATG GTTTGTTGAGGGTGACTTTGATACTTATGTATCTACAATTAGGAAGCCACATGTATGGGGAGGTGAGCCTGAATTATTCATGGCGTCACATGTTCTTGA AATgccaatcacagtttatatgctcGATGAGGATGCTGGTGGTTTAATAGCAATAGCAGAGTATGGCCAAGAATATGGGAAGGACGATCCAATTTGTGTTCTTTATCATGGCTTTGGTCATTACGAAGCCCTACAAATTCCTGGACGAAAAGGTTCAAGATCTAGATTGTAG
- the LOC135612944 gene encoding uncharacterized protein LOC135612944 isoform X2 has protein sequence MTTARQSEAILRCFAARLAARSIATSAARLQSVGWFDKIKGVFTGKPSSDSSASKPSFSLTDFADQMDKARRLGSFKKFEVGRCSATTVSDAFKKHSAILEYLGAIDPSGENLQNSHKQDAAKHCNCTIADVEHILAKYQWAKEAQKKLDKLKEEGKPMPKTFGSKANGINTVGSREV, from the exons ATGACGACGGCGAGACAATCTGAAGCCATTCTCCGTTGCTTTGCCGCTCGCCTCGCCGCCCGATCCATAGCGACCTCCGCCGCCCGCCTCCAGAGCGTCGGGTGGTTCGACAAGATCAAGGGCGTCTTCACCGGGAAACCCTCCTCCGACTCCTCCGCCTCCAAGCCTTCCTTCTCCCTCACCG ATTTCGCTGATCAAATGGACAAGGCGAGGAGACTGGGCTCGTTCAAGAAGTTTGAGGTGGGCCGCTGCAGCGCGACCACCGTTTCTGACGCTTTTAAGAAGCACTCCGCCATCCTGGAGTACCTTGGGGCCATCGACCCCTCCGGAGAG AAtctccaaaacagccacaaacagGATGCGGCAAAGCACTGTAACTGTACAATAGCTGATGTTGAACATATATTAGCAAAGTACCAATGGGCCAAAGAAGCACAAAAGAAGTTGGATAAGTTAAAAGAAGAAGGGAAACCCATGCCAAAGACCTTTG GTTCAAAAGCTAATGGGATCAACACCGTTGGATCTCGGGAGGTCTAA
- the LOC135612944 gene encoding uncharacterized protein LOC135612944 isoform X1: MTTARQSEAILRCFAARLAARSIATSAARLQSVGWFDKIKGVFTGKPSSDSSASKPSFSLTDFADQMDKARRLGSFKKFEVGRCSATTVSDAFKKHSAILEYLGAIDPSGENLQNSHKQDAAKHCNCTIADVEHILAKYQWAKEAQKKLDKLKEEGKPMPKTFGEVQKLMGSTPLDLGRSNLAKSGQISRNALCPCGSGKRYKRCCATT; the protein is encoded by the exons ATGACGACGGCGAGACAATCTGAAGCCATTCTCCGTTGCTTTGCCGCTCGCCTCGCCGCCCGATCCATAGCGACCTCCGCCGCCCGCCTCCAGAGCGTCGGGTGGTTCGACAAGATCAAGGGCGTCTTCACCGGGAAACCCTCCTCCGACTCCTCCGCCTCCAAGCCTTCCTTCTCCCTCACCG ATTTCGCTGATCAAATGGACAAGGCGAGGAGACTGGGCTCGTTCAAGAAGTTTGAGGTGGGCCGCTGCAGCGCGACCACCGTTTCTGACGCTTTTAAGAAGCACTCCGCCATCCTGGAGTACCTTGGGGCCATCGACCCCTCCGGAGAG AAtctccaaaacagccacaaacagGATGCGGCAAAGCACTGTAACTGTACAATAGCTGATGTTGAACATATATTAGCAAAGTACCAATGGGCCAAAGAAGCACAAAAGAAGTTGGATAAGTTAAAAGAAGAAGGGAAACCCATGCCAAAGACCTTTGGTGAG GTTCAAAAGCTAATGGGATCAACACCGTTGGATCTCGGGAGGTCTAATTTGGCGAAGAGTGGGCAAATAAGTAGGAATGCTCTCTGCCCATGCGGATCTGGGAAAAGATACAAAAG GTGCTGCGCAACAACCTAA
- the LOC135612941 gene encoding probable WRKY transcription factor 2 codes for MAGMNDKDAMIEDWTLSNPSPRTLMSTFLSEEFGSRSSSGFLAGKENEGPALETEKMDKVTKEEEGEASNDFLSESNWSGAHKLNSHGGLAERISASGFNVPKLNTARIGQEKMASSSSDVRSPYLTIPPGLSPTSLLESPVFLSNSMAQPSPTTGKLHFAQNNIAGPASMSVSSSRIKSNDLLEDAPEAFAFKPLLELHSSFYSSSERMVAPGLSQPQTLSSITVPVQLGKPKETGTLEAGPMHSQNQHEFNLQADSKDATDSIMFKHSMPDSFMGSDHALPLDDEQDGDRDLKGEPSSVAVGAPAKDGYNWRKYGQKQVKGSEYPRSYYKCTHPNCQVKKKVERSLEGHITEIIYKGTHNHPMPPPNRRSGVLLSHPFNDPEIDGSAQTGSQMNSDSKTMWTTRNMGNEEQDWQGDGLETTTSAHVAAECCDPSATTKQTPDIARLSSDAIDVSSTMSNEEDEDDRATHGSVSLGCDGEGDETESKRMKLDTTAIEMSAASRAVREPRVVVQTTSEVDILDDGYRWRKYGQKVVKGNPNPRSYYKCTHPGCNVRKHVERAAHDLKSVITTYEGKHNHDVPAARNSNHPGSIPSGTISNTAAPHEPHGLLPRVESAQGGLVRLEGHAPFSTFGLPGIQQLRPATSFSFAMSQPGFTNLAMALPGPLAPMNVSVLPSVHSYLGHHVPVEGLMIPKGEPKEEPMPESESRLPMPNAGPMYHQMMMNGVPLRPQL; via the exons ATGGCTGGGATGAACGACAAGGACGCCATGATCGAGGACTGGACCCTTTCAAATCCCAGTCCAAGGACCTTAATGTCAACCTTCTTAAGCGAGGAGTTTGGTTCAAGATCCTCGTCAGGCTTCTTGGCAGGGAAGGAAAATGAGGGGCCTGCACTGGAGACGGAAAAGATGGATAAGGTTACAAAAGAGGAAGAGGGTGAGGCATCAAATGATTTCCTATCAGAATCAAATTGGTCTGGAGCTCACAAATTGAACTCGCATGGAGGTCTCGCTGAGAGGATATCTGCTAGTGGTTTTAACGTGCCCAAGCTCAATACTGCTCGGATTGGGCAAGAAAAGATGGCTTCATCTTCCTCAgatgtccgatctccatatctgaCCATTCCACCTGGTCTGAGCCCTACATCATTGTTAGAGTCTCCGGTTTTTCTTTCTAATTCTATG GCTCAACCATCTCCCACCACTGGCAAGCTTCATTTTGCACAGAACAATATTGCAGGCCCAGCTTCGATGTCGGTCTCATCATCTCGTATTAAAAGTAATGACCTACTCGAAGATGCTCCTGAAGCATTCGCTTTCAAGCCCCTCCTGGAATTACACTCCTCATTTTATTCAAGTTCTGAGAGGATG GTTGCTCCAGGCTTAAGTCAACCACAAACATTATCAAGTATAACTGTACCTGTTCAATTGGGGAAACCTAAAGAAACTGGAACTTTGGAAGCTGGCCCTATGCATTCCCAAAATCAACACGAATTCAACCTTCAGGCTGACAGTAAAGATGCTACTGATTCTATTATGTTCAAACATAGTATGCCTGATTCCTTCATGGGAAGCGACCATGCTCTGCCCCTTGATGATGAACAGGATGGAGACAGAGACCTTAAAGGAGAGCCTTCATCTGTGGCTGTTGGTGCTCCAGCAAAGGATGGTTACAATTGGAGGAAATACGGACAAAAACAAGTAAAGGGTAGTGAATACCCAAGAAGTTATTACAAATGCACTCACCCAAACTGCCAGGTAAAGAAAAAGGTGGAACGCTCTCTTGAAGGTCACATCACAGAGATTATCTATAAGGGTACCCACAATCATCCCATGCCTCCTCCAAATCGCCGATCTGGTGTATTGTTGTCCCACCCATTTAATGACCCAGAGATTGATGGTTCTGCTCAAACTGGATCACAAATGAATTCTGATAGCAAGACCATGTGGACAACTAGAAATATGGGGAACGAGGAGCAAGATTGGCAGGGTGATGGCCTGGAGACTACAACATCTGCCCATGTAGCTGCTGAATGTTGTGACCCTTCTGCTACTACAAAACAGACTCCAGATATAGCTCGTTTATCTTCTGATGCTATAGATGTTTCATCCACAATGTCCAATGAAGAAGATGAGGATGATAGGGCCACTCATGGCAGTGTATCACTTGGCTGTGATGGTGAGGGAGATGAGACCGAATCCAAAAGAAT GAAGCTAGACACCACTGCTATTGAGATGAGTGCAGCTTCTAGAGCAGTTCGTGAACCAAGGGTTGTGGTTCAGACAACCAGTGAGGTTGACATTCTTGATGATGGGTATCGTTGGCGCAAATATGGACAGAAAGTGGTTAAAGGAAATCCAAATCCGAG AAGCTATTATAAGTGCACACATCCAGGATGTAATGTTCGGAAACATGTGGAAAGGGCAGCACATGATCTGAAGTCAGTGATCACAACATATGAGGGTAAACACAACCATGATGTCCCTGCTGCAAGAAATAGCAATCACCCAGGCTCCATTCCCTCTGGTACCATATCCAATACAGCGGCACCTCATGAACCTCATGGTCTACTCCCAAGAGTGGAATCTGCCCAAGGCGGTTTAGTAAGGCTTGAAGGCCATGCACCTTTTAGTACATTTGGCCTCCCTGGAATACAGCAGCTAAGACCAGCAACCAGCTTCTCTTTTGCGATGAGCCAACCAGGTTTTACGAACCTTGCTATGGCTTTGCCGGGTCCTCTAGCGCCAATGAACGTGTCAGTTCTTCCTTCGGTTCACTCATATCTGGGCCACCATGTGCCTGTTGAAGGATTGATGATTCCTAAAGGAGAGCCCAAGGAGGAACCGATGCCAGAGTCGGAGTCAAGGCTACCCATGCCGAATGCAGGTCCAATGTACCATCAGATGATGATGAACGGCGTACCGCTAAGACCTCAGCTGTAA
- the LOC135612942 gene encoding pentatricopeptide repeat-containing protein At3g62890-like, with amino-acid sequence MRASPPVSRRLETLLRSPLAFRHLRPFLARLVIAGDVRHPATLRRLSDLIALFPDHPSSPLLSRALSRLYFHLAPSCTTFLYNLIIRAFSRSRRHPCESLFAFVSLLRSASPPDHFTFPSLVKAACSLRSPTGGIQIHPQVLRRGFESYVYVLNTLLSMYSAFGDMVSARKLFDLSSELLDVVSWNTVVDGYVKVGALEVARRLFEEMPVRNEVSWSAIINGYAGKGELDVARSLFDRMPVQRNAVTWNSMVSGFARHGLLPVARKFFDEMPMRNIVSWNSMVSGYALNGEMNAARKLFDQMPERDVVSWSCMISGYAQSNQFLAALQLFKEMQKVRMIKPNEVTMVSVLSACAHLAALEQGKWVHAYIDKNHMTLDDDQNLGAALIDMYAKCGSIDIALKLFQSLDRKNVSSWNALITGLAINGAASESLEAFEQMQKSGLKPDDITFVGVLMACVHGGLVHEGQQYFESMTKVHGIQPQMKHYGCMVDLLGRAGLLEEAEGIARSMPMKADIMVLGALLGACRIHKDVAVADRVKKDVLRLKAEQSGCHVLLSNIFAAAGRWADASEVRSSLKQTGIRKDPGSSSVELDGIVYEFVAGSCSLPEASAMYAWLDKMGSDLRHQGYSPETQDVLLDLSEEDKETWLSRHSEKLALAFALLRSAPHSTIRIVKNLRICGDCHSFVKHVSKFSSQEVIIRDRIRFHHFKDGTCSCNDYW; translated from the coding sequence ATGCGCGCAAGCCCGCCCGTTTCCCGCCGTCTCGAGACCCTCCTACGCTCCCCGCTCGCCTTCCGCCATCTCCGCCCCTTTCTCGCCCGCCTCGTCATCGCCGGAGACGTCCGCCACCCAGCCACACTACGCCGCCTCTCTGACCTCATCGCGCTCTTCCCCGACCACCCCTCGTCCCCTCTCCTCTCCCGCGCCCTCTCCCGCCTGTACTTCCATCTCGCCCCCTCCTGCACCACCTTCCTCTACAACCTCATCATCCGTGCCTTCTCCCGCAGCCGCCGCCACCCCTGCGAGTCACTCTTCGCCTTTGTCTCCCTCCTCCGCTCCGCGTCCCCCCCGGATCACTTCACTTTCCCCTCCCTCGTCAAGGCAGCCTGCAGTCTTCGCTCCCCCACCGGTGGCATCCAAATCCACCCCCAGGTGTTGAGACGAGGGTTCGAGTCTTACGTATATGTGCTGAACACGCTGTTGTCCATGTACTCGGCTTTCGGGGACATGGTTTCGGCTCGGAAGCTCTTCGACTTGAGCTCCGAGTTGTTGGATGTCGTCTCTTGGAACACAGTCGTTGATGGATATGTCAAAGTTGGCGCATTGGAGGTTGCGAGGCGGCTTTTCGAGGAGATGCCTGTGAGAAACGAGGTGTCGTGGAGCGCAATCATCAATGGTTATGCTGGGAAAGGCGAGTTGGATGTTGCACGATCATTGTTTGACAGAATGCCGGTGCAGAGGAATGCTGTAACTTGGAATTCGATGGTGTCGGGGTTTGCAAGGCACGGGTTGTTGCCGGTGGCTAGGAAATTCTTCGATGAGATGCCCATGAGGAACATTGTGTCATGGAATTCGATGGTTTCTGGGTATGCACTGAATGGGGAGATGAATGCTGCAAGGAAGTTGTTCGATCAGATGCCCGAAAGGGATGTAGTTTCTTGGAGTTGCATGATTTCAGGGTATGCACAGAGCAACCAGTTTCTAGCGGCATTGCAGCTCTTTAAAGAGATGCAGAAGGTCCGCATGATAAAACCCAATGAGGTAACAATGGTCAGTGTGCTCTCAGCTTGTGCACATCTTGCAGCTCTGGAACAAGGAAAGTGGGTACACGCATACATAGACAAGAACCATATGACACTGGATGATGACCAGAATCTAGGAGCCGCTCTGATCGATATGTACGCTAAGTGTGGAAGCATTGACATAGCTCTAAAGTTGTTCCAATCTTTGGACCGTAAGAATGTCTCTAGCTGGAATGCTTTGATAACAGGATTAGCAATTAATGGGGCAGCTAGTGAGTCTCTTGAAGCATTTGAACAGATGCAGAAATCTGGTCTGAAACCCGACGATATAACATTTGTTGGTGTACTGATGGCATGCGTTCATGGAGGACTGGTCCATGAGGGGCAACAATATTTTGAGAGCATGACAAAGGTTCATGGGATTCAGCCTCAAATGAAGCATTACGGATGCATGGTTGATCTCCTGGGCCGAGCAGGATTGTTGGAAGAGGCAGAAGGAATAGCAAGAAGTATGCCGATGAAAGCGGATATCATGGTATTGGGAGCTCTGCTTGGTGCTTGTAGGATTCATAAAGATGTAGCAGTCGCGGATAGAGTAAAGAAAGATGTTCTTCGGTTGAAGGCCGAGCAATCTGGTTGCCATGTTTTACTTTCTAATATATTTGCTGCTGCAGGTAGATGGGCTGATGCCTCCGAAGTGAGGAGTTCACTGAAGCAGACTGGCATCAGGAAGGATCCAGGTTCTAGCTCTGTGGAACTGGATGGGATTGTGTATGAGTTTGTCGCAGGGAGTTGTTCTCTTCCTGAGGCCAGTGCCATGTATGCCTGGCTGGACAAGATGGGGAGTGATCTAAGACATCAAGGGTATTCACCAGAGACCCAAGATGTCTTACTTGATCTAAGCGAAGAAGATAAAGAGACCTGGTTGTCGAGGCACAGTGAGAAGCTAGCTTTAGCATTCGCTTTGTTAAGGTCTGCACCTCATTCCACTATAAGAATCGTGAAGAACCTAAGGATCTGTGGGGACTGCCATTCCTTTGTAAAGCATGTATCCAAGTTCTCTTCACAAGAAGTTATCATCAGAGACCGGATTCGTTTCCATCATTTCAAGGATGGCACTTGCTCTTGCAATGATTATTGGTGA
- the LOC103985379 gene encoding dof zinc finger protein 4-like, with product MQDFQPVTGGIFGGGVEHRRVVGYPAEVARQQQQQQAVKCPRCNSANTKFCYYNNYNHSQPRHFCKSCRRYWTMGGVLRNVPIGGGCRKSKRPPSSSSSSSKPSSRPSSDATDEDHHHRRRRRPSSASRCSSDSPSLRAVTTATTSTLLTSHMPISNNNPPFEPLPVDPPPCPAPDVFQDPAAVSFTDAASILAFNFPDQSHPQEEAAAAAAAAEVIRPGLIDQTVPLDPGPGGGDLPALDWPEPADSALFDLTSAVDPVAYWNQSHWLDADPSLYLP from the coding sequence ATGCAGGACTTCCAGCCGGTGACCGGCGGCATCTTCGGTGGCGGGGTTGAGCACCGCCGCGTCGTGGGCTACCCGGCGGAGGTggcgcggcagcagcagcagcagcaggcggTGAAGTGCCCGCGTTGCAACTCCGctaacaccaagttctgctactacaacaactacaaccACTCGCAGCCCCGCCACTTCTGCAAGTCGTGCCGCCGTTACTGGACCATGGGCGGCGTTCTCCGCAACGTCCCCATCGGCGGCGGCTGCCGCAAGTCCAAGCgccccccttcctcctcctcctcctcctctaaacCCTCGTCCAGGCCGTCCTCCGATGCGACCGATGaagaccaccaccaccgccgccgccgccgcccctccTCCGCCTCCCGATGCAGCAGCGACAGCCCCAGCCTCAGGGCCGTCACCACCGCCACTACCTCGACCCTACTCACCTCCCACATGCCCATCTCCAACAATAACCCTCCCTTCGAACCACTACCAGTGGATCCCCCACCGTGCCCGGCGCCAGACGTCTTCCAAGATCCAGCGGCCGTAAGCTTCACGGATGCGGCCTCGATCCTAGCGTTCAACTTCCCGGACCAGTCGCACCCACAAGAggaggcagcagcggcggcggcggcggcggaggtgatCAGGCCAGGGCTCATAGATCAGACGGTACCCTTGGATCCCGGGCCGGGCGGCGGCGATCTCCCGGCGCTGGATTGGCCAGAACCGGCGGACTCTGCACTCTTCGATCTCACCAGCGCCGTCGATCCTGTGGCGTACTGGAATCAGAGCCACTGGTTGGACGCCGACCCCTCCCTCTACCTCCCGTAG
- the LOC103985386 gene encoding OVARIAN TUMOR DOMAIN-containing deubiquitinating enzyme 4 isoform X1 yields MFSYMSPLWLTRSNSSSLCSRSSLFQRRHTVVSLSKSFRSSSTNIRRPRCRFPSFTLSKHKGSILQRNMDTSMRLSGGKFRLASTTRCRSMSLSLSLPSHEKFSGVSWNTRNLPLVAGGASLGLYLCFTTSGPVYAEPSRGRTNKNDGNSTGYSHGKKIYTDYSITGIPGDGRCLFRSVMHGACLRSGKLPPDEKLQRELADELRARVADEFVKRRAETEWFVEGDFDTYVSTIRKPHVWGGEPELFMASHVLEMPITVYMLDEDAGGLIAIAEYGQEYGKDDPICVLYHGFGHYEALQIPGRKGSRSRL; encoded by the exons ATGTTTAGCTATATGTCTCCTCTGTGGTTGACCCGATCCAATTCCAGCAGTCTATGCTCTCGTTCCAGCCTGTTCCAACGAAGACATACAGTTGTGTCATTATCCAAGTCTTTTCGTTCTTCCTCTACTAATATTCGAAGACCTAGATGTAGATTTCCTTCTTTTACTCTTTCCAAACATAAAGGAAGTATTCTTCAGCGAAACATGGACACCTCAATGAGATTGTCTGGGGGCAAATTTCGTCTTGCATCAACGACAAGGTGTCGAAGTATGAGTTTGAGCCTTTCTTTGCCATCACATGAGAAGTTCTCGGGAGTCTCTTGGAATACTAGAAACTTACCATTGGTAGCAGGTGGCGCTTCGCTTGGGCTTTATTTGTGCTTTACGACTTCAGGACCAGTATATGCTGAACCTTCCAGGGGAAGAACTAACAAGAATGATGGAAACAGCACTGGATATTCTCATGGAAAAAAAATTTATACTGATTATTCCATTACTG GCATCCCAGGAGATGGAAGATGCTTATTCCGTTCAGTGATGCATGGGGCATGTCTCAGGTCTGGCAAGCTACCGCCAGATGAGAAACTTCAGAGAGAATTAGCAGATGAATTGAGGGCCAGG GTTGCTGATGAATTTGTTAAGAGGCGAGCAGAGACTGAATG GTTTGTTGAGGGTGACTTTGATACTTATGTATCTACAATTAGGAAGCCACATGTATGGGGAGGTGAGCCTGAATTATTCATGGCGTCACATGTTCTTGA AATgccaatcacagtttatatgctcGATGAGGATGCTGGTGGTTTAATAGCAATAGCAGAGTATGGCCAAGAATATGGGAAGGACGATCCAATTTGTGTTCTTTATCATGGCTTTGGTCATTACGAAGCCCTACAAATTCCTGGACGAAAAGGTTCAAGATCTAGATTGTAG